A window of Streptomyces gilvosporeus contains these coding sequences:
- a CDS encoding TOBE domain-containing protein, with the protein MQSYTIGQAARLLGVSPDTARRWADAGKVATHRDDSGRRLIDGRDLAAFSIEVAQNGTGEDDASYTSARNAFPGIVTAVKLGDVAAQVEIQAGPHRLVSLLTREAVEELGLEVGMQATARVKSTSVHIDRT; encoded by the coding sequence ATGCAGTCCTACACAATCGGCCAGGCGGCGCGATTGCTGGGCGTCAGCCCGGACACCGCCCGACGCTGGGCGGACGCCGGCAAGGTCGCCACCCATCGCGACGACAGCGGGCGCCGCCTGATCGACGGCCGGGACCTGGCCGCGTTCTCCATCGAGGTCGCACAGAACGGCACCGGTGAGGACGACGCCTCCTACACCTCGGCCCGCAACGCCTTCCCGGGCATCGTCACGGCCGTCAAGCTCGGCGATGTGGCCGCCCAGGTCGAAATCCAGGCGGGGCCGCACCGCCTGGTGTCCCTGCTGACCCGGGAAGCGGTCGAGGAGCTGGGGCTGGAGGTCGGCATGCAGGCCACCGCCCGCGTGAAGTCCACCAGCGTGCACATCGACCGCACCTGA
- a CDS encoding TOBE domain-containing protein, which translates to MSLSIRNQIPGTVTSVTTGEVMATVKVRLDGGQDITAAITLEAAKDLGIAAGTAVRTLIKSTEVALATGAVEGLSIRNQIPGTVQGVSTGGAMAGVKVSVAGGELTAAITKDAVNDLELTAGSPVTALIKSTEISLATA; encoded by the coding sequence ATGAGCTTGAGCATTCGCAACCAGATTCCCGGCACCGTCACCTCCGTCACCACCGGCGAGGTCATGGCGACGGTCAAGGTCCGCCTCGACGGCGGACAGGACATCACCGCCGCGATCACCCTGGAGGCCGCCAAGGACCTGGGGATCGCGGCGGGTACGGCGGTCCGAACGCTGATCAAGTCCACCGAGGTCGCTCTCGCCACCGGCGCGGTCGAGGGGCTGAGCATCCGCAACCAGATCCCCGGCACCGTGCAGGGCGTCTCCACCGGCGGGGCGATGGCCGGGGTGAAGGTCAGCGTCGCGGGCGGTGAGCTGACCGCGGCGATCACCAAGGACGCGGTCAACGATCTGGAACTGACCGCCGGCTCGCCGGTCACCGCGCTGATCAAGTCCACCGAGATCTCCCTCGCCACCGCCTGA
- a CDS encoding molybdopterin-dependent oxidoreductase has product MSRLSPPPPRPVSVPAGLRRLVIRGQLRQPLALTVADLRERWAQRRAEVVFDCAANGPQHHTFEGPLLREVIDAAGPAFDARRRKDRSRFLLSVTGGDGHHAVLSWAELDADFGDSPILLATALDGRALDEAGSQLVVPSDRCGARYISAITGIWVGACAVPGTCAVMDRT; this is encoded by the coding sequence ATGAGCCGACTCAGCCCGCCGCCGCCCCGCCCCGTCTCCGTACCCGCCGGTCTTCGGCGCCTGGTGATCCGCGGCCAGCTGCGCCAGCCGCTCGCGCTGACCGTCGCGGATCTGCGGGAGCGCTGGGCGCAGCGGCGGGCCGAGGTGGTCTTCGACTGCGCCGCCAACGGGCCGCAGCACCACACCTTCGAGGGGCCGCTGCTGCGGGAGGTCATCGATGCGGCGGGCCCGGCCTTCGACGCCCGCCGCCGCAAGGACCGTTCCCGCTTCCTGCTGTCCGTCACCGGCGGCGACGGACACCACGCGGTGCTCTCCTGGGCGGAGCTGGACGCGGACTTCGGCGATTCGCCGATCCTGCTGGCCACCGCGCTGGACGGGCGCGCGCTGGACGAGGCGGGCAGTCAGCTGGTGGTGCCCTCGGACCGCTGCGGGGCGCGGTACATCAGCGCGATCACCGGGATCTGGGTTGGCGCCTGCGCGGTGCCGGGGACGTGCGCCGTGATGGACAGAACCTAG
- a CDS encoding molybdopterin-dependent oxidoreductase yields MSFGIHVNDRSFDAVPRPGQCLRTYLRDRGWFGVKKGCDAGDCGACTVHVDGEPVHSCLYPAVRADGRRVTTVEGLAGADGELHPVQRKFLDAQGFQCGFCTAGFLMTTAKLDEDQLADLPRALKGNLCRCTGYRAIEDAIRGVKNVEEPSPGRAVGRNLGAPAGPQVVTGTARYTFDIDVPGLLHMKLLRSPHPHARIVAIDTAAALRVPGVHAVLTHHDAPERHFSSARHEHPTEDPDDTRVLDDVVRFVGQRVAAVVADTEAAAEEGCRRVVVTYEELPYVLDPEEAMGPGAPVIHAKEAEASRIARPQNNVVGEVHGEIGCVADGFAAADLVYEESFRTQRVQHASLETHGCVAYFEDGDEGDERLVVRSSTQVPFLTRRALCALYDLPQEKVRVVAGRVGGGFGGKQEMLTEDIVVLAALRLKRPVKLEFTRAEQFFGATTRHPFGIRIKAGARKDGTLTALQLRVVSNTGAYGNHGPAVMFHSVGESMAVYRAPHKKVDAYSVYTNTVPAGAFRGYGLGQVTFAVESAMDELARRLGIDPLVFRERNIIGPGEHMISPGGEEEDLHIASYGLDQCLKVVRDAIAEDTSADQAPEGWLVGQGTAMSMIATGPPGGHFADATVTLLEDGTYDIAVGTAEFGNGTTTVHKQITAGALGTTVDRIAIRQSDTDVVRHDTGAFGSAGTVVAGKAVMKAANGLAERILTFAAEHVRVPRSLCRLTADAVECEGRPVSLKELYEAARSRGVEMSAAGHWGGSPRSVAFNAQWFRVAVDPGTGEMRILRSVHSADAGRVMNPMQCRGQVEGGVAQALGATLFEQVLIDAGGKVVTPAFRRYRLPAYADVPRTEVHFMHTSDAIGPLGAKSMSESPFNPVAPAFANALRDATGVRFTEVPLLRDKVWLALEEHRAGGAVAGGSAGAHPSREGSV; encoded by the coding sequence ATGAGCTTTGGCATACACGTCAACGACCGCTCCTTCGACGCCGTACCGCGCCCCGGCCAGTGCCTTCGCACCTATCTGCGCGACCGCGGCTGGTTCGGCGTCAAGAAGGGCTGCGACGCCGGTGACTGCGGCGCCTGCACCGTCCATGTCGACGGCGAACCGGTGCACAGCTGCCTGTATCCGGCCGTGCGCGCCGACGGCCGCCGGGTCACCACCGTCGAGGGCCTGGCCGGTGCCGACGGCGAACTCCACCCCGTCCAGCGCAAGTTCCTCGACGCCCAGGGCTTCCAGTGCGGCTTCTGCACGGCCGGATTCCTGATGACGACCGCGAAGCTGGACGAGGACCAGCTGGCCGATCTGCCGCGCGCCCTCAAGGGCAACCTGTGCCGCTGCACCGGCTACCGGGCCATCGAGGACGCGATACGCGGCGTCAAGAACGTCGAAGAACCGTCCCCGGGGCGGGCGGTCGGCCGCAACCTGGGCGCCCCGGCCGGACCCCAGGTGGTCACCGGCACCGCCCGCTACACCTTCGACATCGACGTCCCCGGCCTGCTCCACATGAAACTGCTGCGCTCCCCGCACCCCCATGCGCGGATCGTCGCGATCGACACCGCCGCCGCACTCCGCGTCCCCGGCGTGCACGCCGTCCTCACCCACCACGACGCCCCCGAGCGGCACTTCTCCTCGGCCCGGCACGAACACCCCACCGAGGACCCCGACGACACCCGGGTGCTGGACGACGTGGTCCGCTTCGTCGGCCAGCGGGTGGCGGCGGTGGTCGCCGACACCGAGGCCGCCGCCGAGGAGGGCTGCCGCCGGGTCGTCGTCACCTACGAGGAACTGCCGTACGTCCTCGACCCGGAGGAGGCGATGGGTCCGGGCGCCCCGGTGATCCATGCAAAGGAGGCCGAAGCGTCGCGTATCGCCCGGCCGCAGAACAACGTCGTCGGCGAGGTGCACGGCGAGATCGGCTGCGTGGCGGACGGTTTCGCGGCGGCCGACCTCGTCTACGAGGAGAGCTTCCGTACGCAGCGGGTGCAGCACGCGAGCCTGGAGACACACGGCTGCGTCGCGTACTTCGAGGACGGCGACGAGGGCGACGAGCGGCTCGTGGTCCGCTCCAGCACCCAGGTGCCGTTCCTGACCCGTCGCGCCCTGTGCGCGCTGTACGACCTGCCGCAGGAGAAGGTCCGGGTGGTCGCGGGCCGCGTCGGGGGCGGGTTCGGCGGCAAGCAGGAGATGCTCACCGAGGACATCGTCGTGCTGGCCGCGCTGCGGCTGAAGCGGCCGGTGAAGCTGGAGTTCACCCGCGCCGAGCAGTTCTTCGGCGCGACCACCCGGCATCCGTTCGGCATCCGGATCAAGGCGGGCGCCAGGAAGGACGGCACCCTCACCGCGCTCCAGCTCCGGGTCGTGTCCAACACCGGCGCCTACGGCAACCACGGCCCCGCCGTGATGTTCCACAGCGTGGGCGAGTCGATGGCCGTCTACCGCGCCCCGCACAAGAAGGTCGACGCCTACTCCGTCTACACCAACACCGTCCCCGCCGGGGCGTTTCGGGGCTACGGGCTGGGCCAGGTGACCTTCGCCGTGGAGTCGGCCATGGACGAGCTCGCCCGCCGTCTCGGCATCGATCCGCTGGTCTTCCGCGAGCGCAACATCATCGGCCCCGGGGAGCACATGATCAGCCCCGGTGGCGAGGAGGAGGACCTGCACATCGCCAGTTACGGCCTCGACCAGTGTCTGAAGGTCGTACGGGACGCGATCGCCGAGGACACCAGCGCCGACCAGGCGCCCGAGGGCTGGCTGGTCGGACAGGGCACCGCCATGTCGATGATCGCCACCGGCCCGCCCGGCGGCCATTTCGCCGATGCGACGGTGACGCTGCTGGAGGACGGCACCTACGACATCGCCGTCGGCACCGCCGAGTTCGGCAACGGGACGACCACCGTGCATAAGCAGATCACCGCGGGCGCGCTGGGCACCACGGTGGACCGGATCGCCATCCGGCAGTCCGACACCGATGTCGTACGGCATGACACCGGAGCATTCGGTTCGGCGGGCACGGTCGTCGCGGGCAAGGCCGTGATGAAGGCGGCCAACGGCCTCGCCGAGCGGATCCTGACCTTCGCCGCGGAACATGTCAGGGTGCCGCGCAGCCTGTGCCGGCTGACGGCGGACGCGGTGGAGTGCGAGGGGCGCCCGGTGTCGCTCAAGGAGCTGTACGAGGCCGCGCGCAGCCGGGGAGTGGAGATGTCGGCGGCCGGCCACTGGGGCGGGTCGCCCCGCTCGGTGGCCTTCAACGCCCAGTGGTTCCGGGTCGCGGTCGATCCCGGCACCGGGGAGATGAGGATCCTGCGCAGCGTGCACTCGGCCGATGCGGGCAGGGTCATGAACCCCATGCAGTGCCGCGGCCAGGTCGAGGGCGGCGTCGCCCAGGCGCTCGGCGCGACCCTCTTCGAGCAGGTCCTCATCGACGCGGGCGGCAAGGTCGTCACCCCCGCGTTCCGCCGCTACCGGCTGCCGGCCTACGCCGATGTCCCGCGGACCGAGGTGCACTTCATGCACACCTCCGATGCGATCGGCCCGCTGGGCGCCAAGTCCATGAGCGAGAGCCCGTTCAATCCGGTGGCGCCCGCCTTCGCCAATGCGCTGCGCGATGCCACCGGGGTGCGCTTCACGGAGGTCCCGCTGCTGCGCGACAAGGTGTGGCTGGCCCTGGAGGAGCACCGGGCGGGCGGGGCGGTGGCGGGCGGATCGGCCGGCGCGCACCCGTCGCGGGAAGGGTCGGTGTGA
- a CDS encoding FAD binding domain-containing protein — protein sequence MDLNTVLEVRDARQRVPWRSGDAWLGGGTYLFSEPQPHIRRLVDLGRMGWEPLHRLPDGSLEIAATCTIAQLSRFARTYAAPAAPLFEQCCRAFLASFKIWNMATVGGNLCNGLPAGPMISLTAALDGTALLQAQDGTRRHLKVADFITGAGRKDLAEGELLRSVTLPARSLVCRTAFRQASLYGLGRSGALVIGTLDPLDGSLAMTVTAATVRPFRLWFPVAPDAEELRDTLEWTIADGDWFDDIHGLPAWRRHMTLRLCEEIRRELGREAGQ from the coding sequence ATGGACCTCAACACCGTGCTGGAGGTGCGAGACGCCCGGCAGCGCGTCCCCTGGCGCAGCGGCGACGCCTGGCTGGGCGGCGGCACCTACCTCTTCTCCGAGCCGCAGCCGCACATCCGGCGCCTGGTGGACCTCGGCCGGATGGGCTGGGAGCCGCTGCACCGGCTGCCCGACGGCTCGCTGGAGATCGCGGCGACCTGCACCATCGCCCAGCTCTCCCGTTTCGCGCGGACCTACGCCGCCCCCGCGGCACCGCTGTTCGAACAGTGCTGCCGCGCCTTCCTCGCCTCGTTCAAGATCTGGAACATGGCCACCGTCGGCGGCAACCTCTGCAACGGCCTGCCCGCCGGCCCGATGATCTCGCTGACCGCCGCACTCGACGGCACCGCCCTGCTCCAGGCCCAGGACGGCACCCGGCGCCACCTCAAGGTCGCCGACTTCATCACCGGCGCCGGACGCAAGGACCTCGCCGAGGGCGAACTCCTGCGCTCGGTCACCCTGCCCGCCCGGTCCCTGGTGTGCCGTACGGCCTTCCGCCAGGCGTCCCTCTACGGACTCGGCCGCTCCGGCGCGCTGGTCATCGGCACCCTCGACCCGCTCGACGGCTCGCTGGCCATGACGGTCACGGCCGCCACCGTACGGCCGTTCCGCCTGTGGTTCCCGGTCGCGCCGGACGCCGAAGAGCTGCGCGACACCCTCGAATGGACCATCGCGGACGGCGACTGGTTCGACGACATCCACGGACTGCCGGCCTGGCGCCGGCACATGACGCTGCGGCTCTGCGAGGAGATCCGCCGGGAACTGGGCCGGGAGGCCGGGCAATGA
- a CDS encoding PucR family transcriptional regulator has translation MHVEDLLRLDSLELTLLWGESALLARDVSGVTATDLEDPERFLQPGELVLSGLVWWSPGDDDAKVDRFVSALRSAGAAALMAGEETHGAVPDVLVDACREHRIALIAVPAQTTFRAITEAVYLRQWGDLSRRPTGHYALPENVRTELAGLLAEDAAPEALLDRAFAHLGGPVCYLLTATGREIARTPAAPHLPAHQAVRELTGGTGTSLRIDGDCGPYDSWHLHLRGEADAPPRVLHDIADVIAQYRHRLDRRQAAGRRAADALVTLIDTAATDGTALDAALHTAGLPAAGPYRVVVASSGGEESEAAVGALTEALRHSPGEPFAVGGLPSGEAVAVVHADPGAETRTALRELWPVLHGCRPQAPLHAGVSALATAPDGLDSALSQARYALAAARAEAPKDARVTSVGDLTTLGSLLAGVPAEVRAAFSSRVLGPLARAGSTSHRMLLETLEVFLAQHGSWARTAEALHLHVNTVHYRIQRIEVLTGRDLSRLDHKLDLHAALLCR, from the coding sequence ATGCACGTCGAAGATCTCCTCCGGCTCGATTCGCTCGAGCTGACCCTGCTGTGGGGCGAGAGCGCGCTGCTCGCCCGGGACGTCAGCGGGGTGACCGCCACCGATCTGGAGGATCCGGAGCGGTTTCTCCAGCCGGGCGAGCTGGTGCTCAGCGGGCTGGTGTGGTGGTCGCCGGGGGACGACGACGCGAAGGTGGACCGCTTTGTCTCCGCGCTGCGTTCGGCCGGGGCGGCGGCCCTGATGGCCGGTGAGGAGACCCACGGTGCGGTCCCCGACGTCCTCGTCGACGCCTGCCGCGAGCACCGGATCGCCCTGATAGCCGTCCCGGCGCAGACCACCTTCCGGGCCATCACGGAGGCGGTGTATCTGCGCCAGTGGGGCGATCTGAGCCGGCGGCCCACGGGCCACTACGCGCTGCCGGAGAACGTCCGCACGGAACTGGCCGGTCTGCTCGCCGAGGACGCCGCGCCGGAGGCGCTGCTGGACCGCGCGTTCGCGCATCTGGGCGGGCCCGTCTGCTATTTGCTGACGGCCACCGGACGGGAGATCGCGCGCACCCCGGCGGCCCCGCACCTGCCCGCGCACCAGGCCGTCCGGGAGCTGACCGGCGGGACGGGCACCAGCCTGCGGATCGACGGGGACTGCGGCCCGTACGACAGCTGGCATCTGCATCTGCGGGGCGAGGCCGACGCCCCGCCGCGGGTGCTGCACGATATCGCCGACGTCATCGCCCAGTACCGGCACCGCCTCGATCGCCGTCAGGCGGCCGGGCGCCGCGCCGCCGACGCCCTGGTGACGCTGATCGACACCGCGGCGACCGACGGCACCGCGCTGGACGCCGCCCTGCACACCGCGGGGCTGCCCGCCGCCGGGCCGTACCGCGTGGTGGTCGCCTCCTCGGGCGGCGAGGAGAGCGAGGCGGCGGTCGGGGCACTGACGGAGGCTCTGCGGCACTCCCCCGGTGAGCCGTTCGCGGTCGGCGGCCTGCCGAGCGGCGAGGCGGTCGCCGTCGTCCATGCGGACCCCGGCGCCGAGACCCGCACCGCGCTGCGCGAGCTGTGGCCCGTCCTCCACGGCTGCCGTCCGCAGGCTCCGCTGCACGCCGGTGTCAGCGCCCTCGCGACCGCCCCCGACGGCCTTGACTCCGCCCTCTCCCAGGCCCGTTACGCACTGGCCGCGGCCCGCGCCGAGGCCCCCAAGGACGCCCGGGTGACCTCCGTGGGGGACCTGACCACGCTCGGCAGTCTGCTCGCCGGGGTGCCCGCCGAGGTCCGCGCGGCCTTCAGCTCCCGTGTCCTGGGCCCGCTGGCCCGCGCCGGCAGCACCTCGCACCGGATGCTGCTGGAGACCCTGGAGGTGTTCCTGGCACAGCACGGCTCGTGGGCCCGTACGGCCGAGGCGCTGCATCTGCATGTCAACACGGTTCACTACCGCATCCAGCGCATCGAGGTGCTGACCGGCCGCGATCTGTCGCGCCTCGATCACAAACTGGACCTGCATGCGGCGCTGTTGTGCCGGTAG
- a CDS encoding TOBE domain-containing protein, whose translation MPTYSIGQAARLLGVSSETVRRWADGGQLRMDRDGSGNRVIDGVGLAAFAKDRAAGLHPVPGEVRTSVRNSFAGIVTSVVLDDVVAQVEIQSGPHRLVSLVSREAAEELGIEVGVTATARVKSTNVHIDRPDDRRQ comes from the coding sequence GTGCCGACGTACAGCATTGGTCAGGCAGCCAGGCTGCTGGGAGTGAGTTCGGAGACCGTCCGCCGCTGGGCCGACGGGGGGCAGCTAAGGATGGACCGGGACGGTTCGGGCAACCGTGTGATCGACGGCGTGGGCCTCGCGGCGTTCGCCAAGGACCGGGCCGCCGGACTGCATCCCGTCCCGGGCGAGGTCCGCACCTCCGTCCGCAACTCCTTCGCCGGCATCGTCACCTCCGTCGTCCTCGACGACGTCGTCGCCCAGGTGGAGATCCAGTCCGGACCGCACCGGCTGGTGTCCCTGGTCAGCCGCGAGGCGGCCGAAGAACTCGGCATCGAGGTCGGCGTCACCGCCACCGCCCGCGTGAAGTCGACCAACGTCCACATCGACCGGCCGGACGACCGGCGGCAGTAA
- a CDS encoding MarR family winged helix-turn-helix transcriptional regulator — METPAPEPGAPAELAGRLRAVLQHLLPLLRRQSVHGDLTPSRLTALAVLDAHGPVRISELAARMNIALSTTSRMVDLLDGCGWIARRPDPEDQRASLISLNGDGRRLLRSVRQETTGILAAEIAELPADRRRLLHDALPALEELAECAQRPRPAEPPRRGTPTR, encoded by the coding sequence ATGGAGACCCCCGCCCCCGAGCCCGGCGCGCCCGCCGAACTGGCCGGCCGGCTGCGCGCCGTCCTCCAGCACCTCCTGCCGCTGCTCCGCCGCCAGAGCGTGCACGGCGATCTCACCCCCAGCCGGCTGACCGCCCTCGCCGTGCTCGACGCCCACGGCCCGGTGCGGATCAGCGAGCTCGCCGCCCGGATGAACATCGCGCTGTCCACCACCTCCCGGATGGTCGACCTCCTCGACGGCTGCGGCTGGATCGCCCGCCGCCCCGACCCCGAGGACCAGCGCGCCAGTCTGATCAGCCTCAACGGCGACGGGCGGCGGCTGCTGCGCTCCGTACGGCAGGAGACCACCGGCATACTCGCCGCGGAGATCGCCGAGCTGCCCGCTGACCGGCGGCGCCTGCTGCACGACGCGCTCCCGGCCCTGGAAGAACTCGCCGAGTGCGCCCAGCGCCCCCGTCCGGCCGAGCCGCCACGGCGGGGGACGCCGACTCGGTGA
- a CDS encoding MFS transporter, producing the protein MDTTGRYKWVALSNTTLGVLIASINMSIMLIALPDIFRGIGVDPLRPGNTSLLLWLIMSYLVVTAVLVVSFGRLGDMYGRTRMYNLGFAVFTVFSVLLSLTWQHGTAGALWLIAMRVLQGVGGALLMANSSAILTDAFPAAQRGLALGLNQVAGIAGSFLGLLLGGLLGPVNWRLVFLVSVPFGVFGTVWAYLKLRDTGVRAPARPDWWGNLTFAAGLIAVLTGITYGIQPYGGHSMGWTNPAVIAAMAGGVAVLALFCVVERRVAEPMCDLRLFRIRAFTAGNLASLLASLGRGGLMFLLIIWLQGIWLPRHGYGFTQTPLWAGIYMLPMTVGFLVAGPVSGWASDRFGARTFATGGMLLAAGTFVALQALPVDFAYPGFALILLLNGIGMGLFASPNRAAVMNSLPPDRRGIGAGISTTFQNSAMVLSIGIFFSLMVAGLAAALPGALTGGLTAQGVPAADAAKLAALPPVGVLFASLLGYNPIRTLLGPHVLAQLPPGHAAYLTGREFFPQLISPPFADGLAVAFDFAIAACLIAAVASLLRGGRYIHGEQVRDEQGKEEADGIRPDHADRPGPAAPTDPRASRRR; encoded by the coding sequence GTGGATACGACCGGTCGCTACAAGTGGGTCGCGCTGTCGAACACGACCCTGGGCGTGCTGATCGCGTCCATCAACATGTCGATCATGCTCATCGCGCTGCCCGACATCTTCCGGGGCATCGGCGTGGACCCGCTCCGGCCCGGCAACACCAGCCTGCTGCTGTGGCTGATCATGAGCTATCTGGTCGTCACCGCCGTCCTGGTGGTCAGCTTCGGCCGGCTCGGCGACATGTACGGCCGGACCCGGATGTACAACCTCGGCTTCGCCGTCTTCACCGTCTTCTCCGTCCTGCTCTCGCTGACCTGGCAGCACGGCACGGCCGGCGCCCTCTGGCTGATCGCGATGCGGGTGCTCCAGGGCGTCGGCGGCGCGCTCCTGATGGCCAACTCCAGCGCGATCCTCACCGACGCCTTCCCCGCCGCGCAGCGCGGACTGGCCCTGGGCCTCAACCAGGTCGCCGGGATCGCCGGATCGTTCCTCGGACTGCTGCTCGGCGGGTTGCTCGGGCCCGTCAACTGGCGGCTGGTCTTTCTGGTGTCGGTGCCCTTCGGAGTCTTCGGCACCGTCTGGGCGTATCTCAAGCTGCGCGACACCGGGGTCCGCGCACCCGCCCGCCCCGACTGGTGGGGCAACCTCACCTTCGCGGCCGGACTGATCGCCGTGCTGACCGGGATCACCTATGGCATCCAGCCGTACGGCGGGCACAGCATGGGCTGGACCAACCCCGCGGTGATCGCCGCGATGGCCGGCGGGGTGGCCGTACTGGCCCTCTTCTGCGTCGTCGAGCGGCGGGTCGCGGAGCCGATGTGCGATCTGCGGCTGTTCCGGATCCGGGCGTTCACCGCGGGCAATCTCGCCAGCCTGCTCGCCTCGCTCGGGCGCGGTGGCCTGATGTTCCTCCTGATCATCTGGCTCCAGGGCATCTGGCTGCCCCGGCACGGTTACGGCTTCACCCAGACCCCGCTGTGGGCCGGGATCTACATGCTGCCGATGACCGTGGGCTTCCTGGTGGCCGGACCGGTCTCCGGATGGGCCTCGGACCGCTTCGGGGCCCGTACCTTCGCCACCGGCGGCATGCTGCTGGCGGCCGGTACCTTCGTCGCCCTCCAGGCGCTGCCGGTCGATTTCGCCTACCCCGGCTTCGCGCTGATCCTGCTGCTCAACGGCATCGGCATGGGCCTGTTCGCCTCGCCCAACCGGGCCGCCGTGATGAACAGCCTGCCGCCCGACCGGCGCGGGATCGGCGCCGGGATCAGCACCACCTTCCAGAACTCGGCCATGGTGCTGTCCATCGGCATCTTCTTCTCCCTGATGGTCGCCGGCCTGGCGGCGGCGCTGCCCGGCGCCCTCACCGGCGGACTGACCGCCCAGGGCGTCCCGGCCGCCGACGCCGCCAAGCTCGCCGCGCTGCCCCCGGTGGGCGTCCTGTTCGCCTCCCTGCTGGGCTACAACCCGATCCGGACCCTCCTCGGCCCGCACGTCCTGGCGCAGCTGCCGCCCGGCCATGCCGCGTACCTCACCGGCCGGGAGTTCTTCCCGCAGCTGATCTCCCCGCCGTTCGCCGACGGGCTGGCCGTGGCGTTCGACTTCGCCATCGCGGCGTGCCTGATCGCGGCGGTCGCCTCGCTGCTGAGGGGCGGGCGCTATATACACGGCGAGCAGGTACGGGACGAGCAGGGGAAGGAAGAAGCGGACGGGATCCGCCCGGACCACGCCGACCGCCCCGGGCCCGCGGCCCCGACGGACCCGCGCGCCTCCCGCCGCAGGTGA
- a CDS encoding DUF6895 family protein: protein MTGGRGDPGLLDRMVADCLGWLDAARPHFRLPANATTDADPNLTLKPLGELAELTHLIGQLHPIGDIRQVARGLFAFAWEQARDGELFAELIRGEPYATYPMELYGAFAQAGLRHEGVEELLATTVRLRGWRVAREDHTRTLAVLNAERRIGLVQHADFDAEFARTGLGLLPEPWVLDRKATYGVTHDVFHLTQWGRLRERLSPELAGYLRLWLPAWLENWLEEELWDLVGELLAVSACLPDAPCDPAAWQRLAGAQRADGAVPETGAAPCPDDPAGVFTACYHSTLVTAFAGTLARTAPEPPAPGTTGATFRRAPSVRCESEALP, encoded by the coding sequence GTGACCGGCGGCCGGGGCGACCCCGGGCTGCTGGACCGGATGGTCGCCGACTGCCTGGGGTGGCTGGATGCGGCGCGGCCGCACTTTCGCCTGCCCGCGAACGCGACCACCGACGCCGACCCGAATCTGACCCTCAAACCGCTCGGTGAACTGGCCGAACTCACCCATCTGATCGGACAGTTGCACCCGATCGGGGACATCCGCCAGGTTGCGCGCGGTCTGTTCGCGTTCGCCTGGGAACAGGCCCGCGACGGCGAGCTGTTCGCCGAGCTGATCCGCGGCGAGCCGTATGCCACCTATCCGATGGAGCTCTACGGGGCCTTCGCCCAGGCCGGGCTGCGCCATGAGGGCGTCGAGGAGCTGCTGGCCACGACGGTCCGGCTGCGCGGCTGGCGGGTGGCACGCGAGGACCACACCCGTACGCTCGCGGTCCTCAACGCCGAGCGGCGCATCGGGCTGGTGCAACACGCCGATTTCGACGCCGAGTTCGCACGGACCGGGCTGGGCCTGCTGCCGGAACCCTGGGTGCTCGACCGCAAGGCGACGTACGGCGTGACCCACGACGTCTTCCATCTGACGCAGTGGGGCCGCCTGCGCGAACGACTGTCCCCCGAGCTCGCCGGCTATCTGCGGCTGTGGCTCCCCGCCTGGCTGGAGAACTGGCTGGAGGAGGAACTGTGGGATCTGGTGGGCGAGTTGCTGGCCGTGAGCGCCTGCCTGCCCGACGCCCCCTGTGATCCGGCTGCCTGGCAACGGTTGGCCGGTGCGCAGCGGGCCGACGGGGCGGTCCCGGAGACCGGCGCCGCGCCCTGTCCGGACGACCCCGCCGGGGTCTTCACGGCCTGCTACCACTCCACCCTGGTGACCGCGTTCGCCGGGACCCTCGCCCGGACCGCCCCCGAGCCCCCGGCACCGGGCACGACCGGCGCGACGTTCCGGCGCGCCCCTTCCGTACGCTGCGAAAGCGAGGCACTTCCGTGA